Genomic DNA from Zonotrichia albicollis isolate bZonAlb1 chromosome 25, bZonAlb1.hap1, whole genome shotgun sequence:
CGTTGTTCCCCTCCCAAATCCATGCTGAGCCTCCACTTGCTCCTGCAATCCTGTTTCTCTGTCctgggggagcaggggaagtgtgcagagcaaagcaggGTTCCTCCTGTTGGGGTGGTGAGGGTCccttctgcagagcagggctgggctctgtgcctggagcagagaTGCAGAGCTCCTCTGGCCTCCTCGCCAAGGTCAGGGTTTGGTTTCGCTGAGTGAGCAGCACCTGtcctctcccagctccacaTCTCATTCCACACAGGCCTCTCTGCTTAGCCATGGCTTCTGGAAGCGCTCCTCCATTTGATATGATAAAGAGCTGATGGGATGTCAGTTCTGGGGGATGCTTAGGGAAGgtttctccctgccctgcagggctgtctgCTGCAGGTACAGCTCAGGATGTGGAGCTGCACTGTCCCAGAGGGAGGCTGTTCAAGGACATGCCATCCTTGCTTCTCAGGGATGTGATGCCACACTTTAaagcagcctgttccagccATGGAAAGGTGGCCAGGTTTTACTCAGAAGTTGCATGTCCAGCTGTGGAGAGCATCTCCACTGAGAGGGGGcatttcttctgttttattttgggggcttattttattttattttaaatgtttatttttattttattttattttttaaattttattaaaagagCAGATGGCTTTAGTGGTGTAAGCATCTGAAGTGATGTATTTCAGCACTTTGGAACCTTACATTAGTCCCAGGATGATCTGACTCAGCCCTTTGTCCTCTGACAGATATAAACTGAGTGCTCTGCAGTTTGTAGTTCAGCCTTTTCACATGAAACCTCAAAATGCCTCAGAAGGACCTTTAATGTCTGCTCTGGACATCCACTGGTGACCCTGCTGTGCATCactgcagcctctcctgctgcttttctcttctctgacctgctctgctgcctgtctGCTGCATGGGGCAGggaggcagaggcgctctgggaaCCTGCTGAGTTCTTGTTGGATCTTTGGATTTTGCCCTCACAGGCTGTGGCCCATATCCTGCCCTTTCGGGATCAGAACCGACAGTTTCTGGACCCCATTTGGAACCGGCACCATGTGGAAAGAGTGGAGGTTGTCTTGAAGGAGACTGTGGATGCTAAAGGTTGGTGAGGCAGTGTGCAGGGTGTGCAGGGTGAGTGAGTGAGAGCTGGCAGGCTCCTCATTAATGGGGAGGGGGCCCTTGAGGTGGTGCTGGTACAGAAATACAAAAGGAGCAGGTGAATGGTGTGGGGAAACAGAGAGGGACTGTCCCACCCTTCCTGTGCTGGAGACTGACTCACTTCCAGGTAGAGTTGCTGCCTCTAAGGAAAAATTCCATTTGTAATTCATCTGGAAGCAGGGGCAGAACCCCCCAGCTttttctgctgcagagctctgggggcATTGCTGACCTTTCTGTCCCAGTTCTTGGTAAACAGTCCTAGACTGGGAATTGGTGCAGTCTAAGGCCACTCCAgctgtcctgctgtcctggcAGCCCCCAGGCTCACCCCCAGTGTgcctttgtgctgctctttgggAGGTGCTCGTGCATCTCCTGCCTGGGTGTTCCAGTCCCTGGGCCAGTCTGGGTTTGTGTGCCTGTGTCCGTGCCCTCCTctctgtggcaggaggagcactgcagagggacagtcccagacagaggcagctcctgctgaaggGCACGGCTGCACTGCTGCAATGCTGCAGCATCCCCTCTGCAGTGCTCAGCATAAAGCTcccgggctgggctctgcctgcagcactcCTGGCCAGGCaggtgcccaggctgctgcaccAGCAGGGCTGCTTCCCCACTCCCTtcagctctgcctccctccctcagccTCGCCTCCACAGGCTCAGCTAATGCAGTTCTGTCAAACCTGGGCTGGTGATCTTTGGTTTGGCAGCCCAGAGCCTGTTTGTGGGAGAGGGGTGCACTGCAGAGAGATTTAGGGAGAGCAGCATTGTCtttgcacagccccagctgctcgcTGTGCCCCCCTCTCTGAACACCTTTGTCATTTGTCATTTGATGTCATTTGATGTCAGTTGATGTCATTTGTCACTTGATGTCTGGTTTCCCCTGTGCAGCTTCAGCTGGCAGCCTGACTCCCAGCAAGTCTGCAGCACTGATCCCATTGCTGAATGTGCCTTTGGATTGGGGAGGGAGGTGAATGATCAGTCATGGGGGAAGCCTGTGGTGGTGATGCAGCCTGCTGCTGGTGACACACAGCCTTGAGTCACTGCTGCAGTGCTCTGTCCttttcccactgtccccacctGCATGACAGGCCAGGCAGGGAAAGGCAAGCGTGGCTCTGTGCACGAAATTTTGTCTCCCAAGGGTATGGCTCAGCCAGAGCCTTCTGAGGACAGGAAAACCATCTCGTCCTGCTACAAGCAGTGACCACTTCCACTAGGACAGGTTGCCCAAAGCTCTGTCCAACCAGACCCTGCACACATCCCGTGACAGGACACCCATTCCCTGAGCTTGATTGCCTCAGGTTAATTGCTGGGTGGGGAGAGAGGAGCTTGGAGCTtgctctccccagccccacagtgagATGCAGAGGAGAACCAGGTCCCCTGAGCAGCATTTTGCCTTCCCCACATGCCCAGGGCGCACCAGCTTCTACGAGCAGTACGGGGTGATCCGGGACGTGCTGCAGAACCACCTCACCGAGGCCCTCCTGTTCCTCATCATGGAGCTCCCTGCCAACGTCAGCAGCGCCCAGGAGGTGGTGCAGCACAAGCTGCAGACCTTCCAGGCCCtgtgggggctgcagaggagcagtgctgtgctgggacagtacCAGGCCTACGACAGCcaggtgcaggaggagctgcccgAGGCTCGGGGCCACGTCAGCACCACACCGACCTTTGCAGGTGAGGCTTTGGGCCAGGGGAGCAGCGAGAGCTGtgagccctgcagtgccagccccatggCTCTGGGGCTCACTGCTCACTCAGGGATATGCCCAGGCATCCACTGGCATGGGAACTGGAGCTGGACAAGATAATGCTCTTGTTGTGTCAGTTCAccagggatccagggaatgGGAAGTGTAAGGATTAAGGCCCATTATTATAAAATCTCTGCACTGTGTTTAGAAGTGGCCTCTAAACTCCTTTGCCTTCCCATAAACTTGAGTTGAGGGGTAAAGCTTTGCTCTCTGTGGTGAGTGAACCCCAAGGCCATCTCCAGCCATGCTGTGAACATGAAGAGAATTGTCTAAATGATGCTCATGCTCACAAACTGGTTTCCTGCGAGATGAAAGGAGGCTGAACAAGTGGGATAGATGGGAGGGAGTGAGAATCATGAATGGCCTGGGTGGGGAGGGACCATAAAGATCATGGAGTTCTGGGCAGGCAGTGAAGCCGTGGAAGGGCTGATGGGGAGCTAGAGACACAGTGGTACCAAGGGAGCTGAGGAGGGCAGTGGTGGGCAGTGATGGAGATCCCAGGGGTGCCTGTTGAGGTGTGGAGGGCTGTCATTGCAGGGGTGCTGAtccacagccacagcctgcgCTGGGAAGGGGTCCCGTTTCTGCTCACCTCGGGGAAGGCTCTGGATGAGCGGGTGGGCTACGCCCGCGTGCTCTTCAGGAACAGGGCCTACTGCCCCCAGAGTGGCACGCTGAGGGACgcagggcacagccagtgcAAACCCAAGCAGATCATCTTCTACTTCGGGCACGGCGCTCTCAACACCCCCGCGGTGCTGGTGAGCAGGAACCTCTTCCAGCCTGCCATGCCCAAGGACAGCTGGAAGGAAGCAGGAGCTCGCTCAGACCTGCACATCTTTGGGCAGCCACTGTCTGATTTCTACATGTACAGCCCTGTGAAGGAGAGGGATGCCTATTCCGTCCTCATCTCCCACATCTACCACGGCAGGAAGGATTTCTTCATCACCACGGAGAGCCTGCTGGCCTCCTGGGCCTTCTGGACGCCTCTGCTGGACAGCACGTCCCGGCTGCCCCCGCGCCTCTACCCCGGCGGTGTGGagaaccagcagctgctggactTTGAGATGGTGGCCGGGGGAGTGGAGTTCAGCCTGGCAGAGccggcagagctgctgcacccCGGCGGGCAGATGCCAAGTGAGTTCAGGGCCATCCAGTCCCAGTTCCGGCAGAGTCCCCTGGTGTCGGCCTGGGCCGAGGAGCTGATTGCCCGCCTGGCCTCCGACATGGAGGCGGCAGCCGTGCAGAGCGTGGCTCGCTCGGGGCAGTTCCACCTGGCCCTGTCGGGCGGCTCCAGCCCCGTGGGGCTGTTCCAGCGCCTGGCCAGGCACCACCACggcttcccctggcagcacagccacgTGTGGCTGGCGGACGAGCGCTGCGTGCCCCTGACGGACAGCGAGTCCAACTTCCAGGGCCTGCAGCGGCACCTGCTGCAGCACGTCAGGGTGCCCTACCTCAACATCCACCCCATGCCCGTGCACCTCAACCACCGCCTCTGCGTGGAGGAGGACGGCGGCGCCGAGCTCTACGCCCAGGACATTGCGGCCCTGGTGGCCAACGCCAGCTTCgacctggtgctgctgggcgTGGGCACGGACGGACACACGGCCTCGCTGTTCCCCCGCTCCGAGCACGGCCTGGAAGGGGCCCCCACGGTGGTGCTGACCGAGAGCCCCGTGAAGCCCCACCAGAGGATGAGCCTCAGCCTGCCCCTCATCAACAGGGCCAGGCAGGTGTTCgtgctggtgctgggcaggggcaaGCACGACATCACCACGCTGCTCAGCAGGGTGGGCCGCGAGCCCCACAAGTGGCCCATCTCGGGGGTCAGCCCCAGCTCCGGCCAGCTCGTCTGGTACGTGGATTATGAGGCTCTGATGGGGTGATGCTGCAGTGGCCCTCCTCctttgtctgcgtggcctttaCAGCCTGGATTGTCACACACGATGTCCTTGTTCCTgcggtgccagcagcagctccatccctgacACCTCCGGCCTTCAGGGGGATCCATGGCCTGCTGCACCTCTGGTGTTTGGGCCTGggtgagctgggctgtgtttggAGCTCAGGAGGAGCCATGAGCCCAGTGTGACCTttctggctctgctctgggttCTCTGGCCTGCAGCACCTCTGGTGTTTGAGCCTGTGTTCTGTGTTTGGAGCTCAGGAGGAGCCACAAGCCCAGTGTGGCCTttctggctctgctctggcttCTCACTGAGACTTTGGACAAACGACTTCACCTTGaagtgcctcagtttccctgtttGTGCTTACTGGCATGTAACTACCTCACAGGCACTTCGGGGGACTTGTTAAATCAACTGCCTGCCAAATTCTGTCTAATTTAATGTAATTCTCAGGCTAAAAGACAACAGTACCACActgatccctgccctgctcagcctggctgggccAGGCCCTGGTCTCAGGGCAGTGATGGTGGTGTGCACGTAAATGTGTGACCCTGGATGTGTTGGGGCTCTGGAAATAATGGGGCAGGCTGAGAGtatggcacagctctgctctccaggtgAATGTAAACCTGAGAGTGCAATAATTACTGAGGGAAAGCTTGGTGCTCTGAGGAATTGCTGGGTTTAGCTACCAGAgaaatcttttatttttaaacaaaaatgccTGTGTTAATTTCATTCCAGTACTTTTGTATTTGGTGTGAGGGAACAAGTTTTAATGAAAAAGTGACCTATGAGAGAGTAGCTATATTGTTATGAATAACAGAGTTTATTCCTGTCTTACAGGTGACTGTGGCATTAGAGTTTTCTATTTTTGCACACTTGCTTGGTAATATGTGGCGGGCACCTCTTGAAATGAACACTGAAAAGTTCATTTGCACTTTGAAATAAGCACATGGGCTTTTCCCCAGGGAGCTACTGTTCTTTGCAGGTGAAAATAGGGTTTATTTGTGAAGTCTCTATCTagtgggtcaccccaaaatttaTCTGAGATTTTATTAAAATCCATTAAAGTTTCCATGTTTTCCTTGGTGAATGGAGCTATTTGGGGGATTTTGCCAAAGtgtatttttttccacacaGACAATTTCTGTTAAACTCTTTAATTCTTAGCATTTGCTAAAtgaaaaccaaatatttttgaatacACAACATTTATGactggagagagagagactggATGGGAAGAAGGGTTAAATGAGCAGCAAATCTGATGAGGAGGAATGGTAGCAATCCACTGGGCTGTAGGCCAAGGAAGCAgagctatttttattttgtgaaagTTATTAATAGAAGGTGTGCACCTTCTTGAGAGCTTGTATTAACCTTTCTTTGCAAAGGCAGCTCCATGGAGTAACTTCTTACAGTCTGTTTCTCCCATAAGTGATTATTGATactaatttttattcatttttttaatgtcaagTGCATTCCGACAATTCAATGGTATGATTATATGTTTTACTGAAAGCTAACACTGGAAATAACTCATTTTTCACTTCAGCTTTTATAAATCAAATTgtacaatctttttttttcctatgagtAAAGTTTTGTGATTCTTTTCATATTGTTTAATGAATAAAgaattatatttataaaaaataaattgtttttaaCAAGAAGtgtctttttaatttcttccagAGATGGGAATCACTTCCTGCTGAGTGAAGTTTTAGGGTTTTAGTTTCGCAAAGTGGACAATGTCACTGCAGTATTAAATGTTCACTCTGactcttgcttttttttttttttttccctttttttttggtgtctcATCCAGAGAAGGCCAGGACTTTCCAAAACAAGGAGCAGCCAAAGCCCTTTTAAGGTGAGGAGATGGAATCACgcagtgctgtgcagggccctgGAATGGCCAGGCCTCAGGAAGGCCTCGCTGATCCTCATTTACTGCGTGTTGCATTTCCATGGACACTGTCaccacagcacagagctcacaGAGCTGCATGTTTGCCTCTGAGCTGTCCTCTGtgagctcagggctgcagctgagctgagctggatCCCAGGGCTGGCAAGGGAGTGTGGCAGGACTCAAATCAGACATTTGCTGCACTCCTGCTGATGCACACGTGCTGGTTTCCCTGCATGCAGCTGGAGGGGCTCTGCCACTCACAGGCCTGGCTGGCAGCAATGCAGGGCTGGCATGGGTGCTGCAGTGATGcagaggtggcacagggtgaTGCAGTGATGctgaggtggcacagggtgaTACAGTGATGctgaggtggcacagggtgctgcagtgatgcagaggtggcacagggtgatgctgaggtggcacagggtgctgcagcaatgcagggctggcctggcaccagtgctgcagtgatgagctctgtgccagctgctgtccccatggtgaggagctggccctgctcTCTCACACAGaatttcctgcaggagctgagtgTCCGAGTGtccagcacacagagcagccctggctggccatggccagagtgtccagcacacacagcagcccctgctcagtgTCCAACACAGAGAGCTGACCCTGCTGAGTGTCCAGCACACAGAACTGACCCTGCTCAGTGTCCAGcacacccagagcagccctggttTTGCAGAGGAATCGCTGCGGGTGCCTCTCCTCAGCGCTCTCTGCAAGCCCAGAGccggcagtgccagcagcagagggtGCTGCTTGCCCGTGCTGCTGGGAGCCTCTCGCAGCCCTGTCCTGCCGGAGGAGCCGTTCCAGGCCCGGACCAGCACGGCCGTGTGTGACACCAGCACAGGGATGGCAGGAGTACCCCCTTTCCCAGTCTGCAGGACTCGTGCCAGCCATTAAACcactgggatttcagggatgcTCCCCTCAGGAGGAGACAGTCACCTGCAGGTACCTCAGAGGTAACCCAGCACTGAGCTGAGGTTGTAAGTGCTGCTCTAAGTAGGGGAGCACTCTATTTAAAGAGTAATTCTGCATCTTTGTGCTCCATTACATATATTCCATCCTTTAAGGCATCTTCACATCCAGCACCCTGTGCTAAGACAGAAAGGCAAAGGAGTCATGAGAGGAGACATCACAGCACGACTCTGCTCTCCAGGTGAATGTAAAGCAAAATACCTGGATTCTactcttttatctttatttttttatgaggCGTTTAATTTCATTCAGCAGCTGCATTTACTTGTgttgcagtgctgtgctggctgtgctgatATCTCAGTTCTCAAGAAGGCACTAAAATGAAGATAACcgctttttttcctgcaaagtGCCCCTGGGGAACGcctctttttcctcctccatcccGCTCTCCTTTACTCCCCTTTCCACCCCATCTTCCAGCTGGGGTTTGTTGATTGTGCTCTGGGCAGGCTTGGCAGCGTTTCTCCCTGGTGAGGCTCTGTTttcacagcccctctgtccGGCAGCACACTGGGCTGCTGTGGCTTTGTGGCCGCACTTAGAGGCACTCAttgtccctctgtgctgcaTTGTGTCCCTCCGAGCCcgcaggcacagcctgcaggcacCAGGGACGTGtttggggcagagtggctgctctgctgctctccctctgccctgggcacagagggcacagcaacaGGATCCCCTCTGCAGCAGGGGCAGTGTCACTCCAGAGTCTGTCCCAGCCTCACAGTCCATGCTGGGAGACCAAAGGATTTGAATATTCAGCTTCAGACATTCCAAAGGGACGCGGTTGTCAGAAGGAGGATGCTCATCCCCATCCAGACCCCAGAGCTAATCTACACTGCTGGGTGCTGACCACAAGGAAGCAGCCATGCCAAGCCATTCC
This window encodes:
- the H6PD gene encoding GDH/6PGL endoplasmic bifunctional protein, coding for MLGRVLCTVLLVGALPPPAGASRGHISVILLGATGDLAKKYLWQGLFQLYRDQVSSGHSFTFHGGALAALEPGQRLMFDVLKKLSCPPDEPPNRCAVLKDQFLKLSQYHQLKTAENYTALNREIETLLSQEGLEEAGRIFYFSVPPFAYTEIAGHINGSCRPRTGAWLRVVLEKPFGHDLPSAQQLAAQLAGFFREEEMYRVDHYLGKQAVAHILPFRDQNRQFLDPIWNRHHVERVEVVLKETVDAKGRTSFYEQYGVIRDVLQNHLTEALLFLIMELPANVSSAQEVVQHKLQTFQALWGLQRSSAVLGQYQAYDSQVQEELPEARGHVSTTPTFAGVLIHSHSLRWEGVPFLLTSGKALDERVGYARVLFRNRAYCPQSGTLRDAGHSQCKPKQIIFYFGHGALNTPAVLVSRNLFQPAMPKDSWKEAGARSDLHIFGQPLSDFYMYSPVKERDAYSVLISHIYHGRKDFFITTESLLASWAFWTPLLDSTSRLPPRLYPGGVENQQLLDFEMVAGGVEFSLAEPAELLHPGGQMPSEFRAIQSQFRQSPLVSAWAEELIARLASDMEAAAVQSVARSGQFHLALSGGSSPVGLFQRLARHHHGFPWQHSHVWLADERCVPLTDSESNFQGLQRHLLQHVRVPYLNIHPMPVHLNHRLCVEEDGGAELYAQDIAALVANASFDLVLLGVGTDGHTASLFPRSEHGLEGAPTVVLTESPVKPHQRMSLSLPLINRARQVFVLVLGRGKHDITTLLSRVGREPHKWPISGVSPSSGQLVWYVDYEALMG